GAGTTCAGGGCCAGAGCCCTTTATTGGCGATGCACCGGCAGCTCCCCACTGGCCGGCTCGGTCCCCCAGTGCTTGGATCTGGGAGCAAGCTCCCATCTCAGCAAGGTGCTGGGTGCAGGTCGGGGAAAGGTGAGGCACCTGGGGGGCCCCTGCTCCTGACCGCCTGGGCACCTGCAGGCATCATTCCACTGTCCAACTCGGCCACAGCACACTGCCCGGCCCGGAGCCAGGCGGCCACCCACAAATCCCAACGAGCACGGCCGGGCAGCTGCCACACCCGGCTCCCAGTCCCAGCAAAGCGGCCCCTTCTCCCAGCGGCGGCCAGGGCTCCGTCGAGGAGGCGGTCAGGCGACTGGCTTCGGCAGACCATCGGGACCCAGGAGGTGAGCGCCAGGGTCATTCAGGACCTGAGGCCCGGGTCCCACCTAGGGGGTTGAGGAATCAATGTCAGGGCAGGTGACAGGGAGCGACTTCCTTCCAGGAAGGGCCGGTCGGATGACACCCTCTTGGTGATGCCGGGCCCAGGGCCCAATCCTCCAGCAGAGCCTCAGTCCCTCCGGGCAGACCTGGGTTGGACAGCAAGTCCTGGGGTGGACGGTAGAGGCCAAGGCCTGGGTGCACAGGTCACGGGTCTGGGAATTGGATGGATGTGGCGGAAATCCCGGCCCTGCCACTCTTGAGCGGGGACCCTGGTCTGTTCTGGGGGTCCGCAcattccagccccacccccccccacccctcagcaCGGGAGCACCGCCCCGCACACCGCCTGCATCCTTAAACATCCGCTGGGAGTGAGCGAGGGAAACGCCAGGTGCTTTGAAACCAAGGAGCAGGTTCACGGCTACTCTACTGTCCCTCCCGCCGGGACACACTGGGGGTGGATGGTCTGGGGCTGAGCCCGCAGGGCACGTGCGGTGTGCGGCCAGGACTCACCTGCGTGGCAATGATGTATTTGACGCCGCCGGGGGTGGGGTCCGCACCCAGCGCAGCCTTAAGCTCATCCGAGAGCGGGACCGGCTCCACGGGCAGCCCCTTCAGAAACCTAGGAGACAAGGCAGGACTGGACGGCGAGTGCAGGGATGGGGCGTGTGCAGAACGGGCAGATCCAGGACGGAACACGACGCGGCTGCCGGGGGCCGGGGGGTCGTGACTATCAACAGAGTCGGGGCCTCTGGGGCTGACGGACAAGGGCGCCCAGCATGTTCTTAACGCCCCGGGCTGTGCACCTCAAAGCGGTTGAATGGTGGGTTTACGTTACGAGCGTTCACCAGGCACACAGACGCTGAGCGGGAATGCCGAGGGCCAGGCGCCGTCACTGAGGGGAGGGTTTCGGGAAACCTCCACAAGGCTTTGGTGCCGCCTCTCACCCTGGCCCACGGCTGCTGCTGCGCCCATTGGGGGACACAGCTTAGGAAGAAAAGGCCTCAGCTGACACTCGGGTTGGTGCTTAAACCTACAAACTACCCCCAGGGTGACCAGCGCGATGAGTCCTCGGTCGTGGGGCCGGTCCCACGTGGTGTGGAAGGTAGCATCCGGCTCTTCCCACTCGAAGTGGCACCGCCCTCTCTGGGTGACAGATCAAAGGGCCCCACCCACGCTTCCCGCGCCCCTAGCGGGCAGGCATCCCCTCCCTGAGAACTGGGTCCCTTAAACAGCGGAGAGGAAGAAATCCAGACGCCCTGCCGTCACAGGAGCTGCGGGCGGCACGCGTGTGGCCCCGGGGCTGGGCCGAGCGGAGAAGCGTCCGCGGTCACACAGAGGCACACGTGGGACACACCACCTGCGGCCCCACGGGTCCCCGCCTGCCGTGGCCTCCCGGCTTGGGGCCCACAACTCACTTGTCTCCGTTCAGCTCGGGGGGGAAGCTGTGCCTCACGGCAGCCACAAACTCGGCCACAGTGTCGTCCAGGGTGAAGATCACAGCGTTGGCACCCGCGTCAAACGTGTATGCCACCTGGAACCACGAGGTGGCTCAGACCGGCTCAGACCAGCTCCCAGTGCCCGCAGGCCGCCCGCTCAGGACGAGGGTGGGGGGCCGCGCAACCAAAACGCAAGCGAGAGGGAGCTGCAGCCCCCAGAGCAGCGGGCTCCGGGAAGCCCCGGCACGACCGGCTCCCGGCCCGGGGCGCCCCGGCCCCGCACCTGCCTTGGTCCGGCCGTGGTGCGCGTTGAAGCAGTGCACCAGGCGGATGACCCGCCGCGACGTGTCGCTGAGGTAGGAGATGGGCGGGAAGGTGTCCAGGCAGGTGGCGTGGAACTGGTTGCTGTCTTTCATGGTCAACTGGCCGAAGGCCTGGAAGTCGCGCTCCCTGACGCAGCGGCTCATCTCGGCCATGCGTGCCGGCACCAGCGCCTCGGCCCGGAACTGCAAGGCAGGCGGCCGCTCCGTGAGCCCAGCAGAGCCACGGGGCCCGGCTTCCGAGCGCCCCGGGAGCCGCCCGCCCAGCCGGCCGCGGCCTCACCCTGAGCAGCGCGCTGGTCTCCACGCTGGTCTGCATGCCCGCCGTGCTGCCCGTCGGCTTCCTCTCGGTGCTCACCTGCGGCGAGGGAGGGAGGTCTGCGCCACGCCCGCGGCCCCGGGGGCTGGGGAGGCCCTCCCGCCCCCCGCTTGGCCCTCCCGCTCACCACGAGGATGAGGACACGGAGCTCCGGCCAGTGTGACTCGGGGGCCACCTGACGGGCGACGCTGTCCTTCCCGTCGGCCCGCTGCCCCATCTGCCACTCCACGAAGCCACCATACAGGCTGCGGCAGGCGCTGCCCGAGCCCCTGCGGGCCACTTCCGACAGGTCGCTCTCCACGCCATAGACCCGGGCCAGGGTGTAGGCTGCAGGCAGCGATGGGGGCGGGGAGGCTCAGACAGGCTGGAGGGGCCCTGGCCTGTGCTCAGTGCCGCGGGCGGGGGGCACCCGGGGGACGGAGGCTCGGCCCCCAGCTCCACGGCTGGCATCCAGCACCCACGTGCTCATGCGCTCAGCCTCCGCAGGGGGCTCTGGCGGGAGGGCAAGCCCCCCTGGAGACTGGGAGGCCTGTGTGCCGAGGGGCCGGAGAAAGCTTCTCTGAGAAGCTCTGAGGGGCGCTGTTTGGGGCAGGGCCCAAGGCACAGAGGGCAAAAAGTGTGCACGCCCGGGGCTGCTGGCAGCGCTGGGCACAGGGCCAGAACTGGTCAAGGGTCTGATGCCAGGATGCGGACCTGGGGGTCCACGAGGCAGGCCGTCTGCCCCCGATGCAGCCCGGCTCACTGGTCTCAGGCTACATGGAGGCCGTGACTCAGCTGCCCACCTCTGTGGTAAGTGCCCCAGCTCGGGGGTGGGGGTCCCTGCTGGAGGGTGAGCCAAcagaggggagggcagagcagagatTCAGAGGGAGAGATGGGTTCCCAGTAGGCCGTCCGAGAGCCTGGAGCTGGCCACAGTCCTTGGGATTCTGCTACGTAAGCCAAGAAATCGTCCCCACTTAGTTTAAGCCAGTTTGAGGGGCGTTCTGTCACGCACAGGATCCTATACACGGAGCTTGGCGTTCAGACATGTGACACGGCCGAGGCCACTGCCCCATGCCCGGGGCACAGCACTGGGACCCATCCCGGGCACCCACCTAGGCAGGCGTAGCCTGCCGCTGAGGAGGCCAGGCCCGCGGCCGTGGGGAAGTTGTTCACCGAGGCCACGTGCACCTTGTAGCTGAGGCTGAGGGGCAGCGGGTCCTCGTGGCCGACGCTCCTCCGCTTGCGGGCCAGGCGACGGACTGCGGGGACAGGAGACAGTGCTGTGGGTCAGCACGGAGGGGACCGGCCTCTGTCCGAGCTCCGCATGCAGACCTTCCCGGGagaccccaggccccaggcccagaCCCCGCTGTGCTGACGGGCGTCCGCTGCCCCTGGGCCGTGGGAGGtacgggggggtggggtggg
Above is a window of Balaenoptera ricei isolate mBalRic1 chromosome 19, mBalRic1.hap2, whole genome shotgun sequence DNA encoding:
- the MVD gene encoding diphosphomevalonate decarboxylase — translated: MASEEPVEVVTCTAPVNIAVIKYWGKRDEELILPINSSLSVTLHQDQLKTTTTAAISRDFTEDRIWLNGREEDVGQPRLQACLREIRRLARKRRSVGHEDPLPLSLSYKVHVASVNNFPTAAGLASSAAGYACLAYTLARVYGVESDLSEVARRGSGSACRSLYGGFVEWQMGQRADGKDSVARQVAPESHWPELRVLILVVSTERKPTGSTAGMQTSVETSALLRFRAEALVPARMAEMSRCVRERDFQAFGQLTMKDSNQFHATCLDTFPPISYLSDTSRRVIRLVHCFNAHHGRTKVAYTFDAGANAVIFTLDDTVAEFVAAVRHSFPPELNGDKFLKGLPVEPVPLSDELKAALGADPTPGGVKYIIATQVGPGPQVLNDPGAHLLGPDGLPKPVA